DNA sequence from the Bacteroidia bacterium genome:
GAGGAATTAAAAATATTTTTAAATTGTTCTTTGTACGGACTAAAATTTACGCCTCCGTGAAAAAAAACTTCCAAGTTGGGCCATACTTCCACAATGTTTTTTTTACCGCTTAACGCGAGAATGTGCCTTAGTAAAATCAGCATCCAGGAAGGAACTCCGGCGATGCTCGTTACATTTTCTTCCATGGTAGCGCGCGCCATCTTTTCCAATTTTTCTTCCCACTCATTCATCAAGGCGATGGAAATATCAGGTGCGCGCAAATACTCCGCCCACTTAGGTAAATTCTCAATAATAATCGCCGATAAATCACCGTGACGCGCGTCGTAATTGGTCAAATTGTCTGCTTCGTGACTTCCGCCCAATGCTAAATTTTTGCCTTTAAAAATTTTTGTTTCTGGATGGTTGTTACAATGAATCGAAACCATGTCTTTGCCGCCTTTGTAATGACAGTCATCCAAAGATTCTTCACTCACCGGAATAAATTTACTTTTATCATTGGTGGTTCCGGATGATTTGGCAAACCATTTTATTTCCGAATGCCACAAAATATTTTGTTCGCCTTTTCTGATTCGATCAATAAAGGGCTTCAAACTTTCGTAATCTTGAATCGGAACGGTATTTTTAAATTGATCAAAATTTTGAATCGAGTGGTAAGAAAAATTTTTTCCCCATTCGGTATCCTTCGCTGAAAAAATTAATTTTTTCAACCACTCATCTTGCACTTCAAGAGGATACTTCATAAAAAGCTCGATTTGGTGCATCCGCTTTTTCATCAACCAATATGCAATCGAATTTAACATGATTTATTTTCAGATTTAAGTTGTTTGAGTTGGGAAACATATTTCTCCATTTCCGACAAACTCAAGGCATTAAAACAATTTTCTTTCGTAAGCATTCCCTTTCGTGCTGTGCCAATCCCGTAAATCATATCGTGGTATCCGCCTTTGTAATGTGCATCCGGATTAATAGAAATTTTCACTCCTTTTTCGATGCAATACGAAATCCAGCGCCAATCAATATCCAAGCGATAGGGATGCGAATTTAATTCCATAATGACATTATTTTCGGCACAAGCATCAATCATTTTTTCCATCTGCAAAGGATAACCTGGGCGCGAGAGCAGCAATCTTCCTGTGGGATGACCGAGTATCGTGGTGTACGGATTTTCAATCGCTTTCAGCAAACGTTGCGTGGCTTTTTCTTCGTCCATTTTTAAATTGGAATGCACGGAAGCCACAATGATATCAAACTGCTCCAATATTTTTTCGTCGTAATCTAAACTTCCGTCATTCAAAATATCGGATTCAATTCCTTTAAAAATTTTGAACGGAAAAAGTTCTTTGTTTAATTTGTCAATTTCTTGAAACTGTGCTAAAACGCGCTCGTATTGCAATCCGTTTGCATAAACTGCCGATTTTGAATGGTCGCAAATAGTCAAATATTCATAACCTAATTCTTTCGCATATTCAGCCATTTCGCGTAAAGTATTAGTGCCATCGCTGTAAGTGGTGTGATTGTGAATAATGCCTTTTAGATCTTTTAATTCAATGAGTTTCGGAATTTTATTTTCGCGCGCCAACTGAATTTCATTCGTACCTTCGCGCAATTCTGGCTCAATATATTGCATTTTTAAGGATGCGTAAATTTCTTCTTCTGAAAAATAATTTTTCGAAGGCACATTTAATTCGCTAACGTGTTCAAGACTTCCAGTAGTTTCGAAGAGTTTGAAAAAATAATTTTCGGGAGCGCAATAAATAATTTTTACGGCATTTGTTTTTGGTATTTCAAAATCACTTAAATCTATTTCGGTAAGTGTGCCAACTAAAATTTCGATACTGTCTACCACTTCATTTTTTCTTCTCAATTCACCGGTAACACTAATTAATTCGATATCATTCTTTTTTTCGATTTCAAAAATTATTTTTTCGGCAATCTCTAAAGCGTAAGAATAATGAAGCTTTCCGGCATTTCCTTCCGAAAATTCGATGGATTTTTTAATTTGATCCTGGGTTTTTAATCCGAAACCTTTTAGAGTTACCAAACGATTTTCGTGGCACGCATACAATAATTCTCCGACGGATTCGATTTCTAATTCTTTCCAAATGGCAGCAATTTTTTTCGGACCAATGCCTTTTATGCTTAGCATTTCAATAATCCCTTCGGGCGTTTTTTTTCTTAGAGCCTCTAATTCGCTTAATTTTCCTGTAGTTTGCAATTCGAAAATTTTTCCAGCAAGACTTTTACCAATAAGTGGATTTGCTTCCATTTCCAATAAAGACGGACTATCCAAAGCAACGTGCGCTTTTCCTAATTTGTAAGTTGCATTCGCAATCGCCGCAGATTTGAACGAGTTTTCATTGTGCAACTCCATGAGCTGTGCCGTTAATTTCAGTTCATTTAAAATTTCCCGAGTATCCATTTGCGTTTGAGTGTTTGCAAATATCTAAAAAAAAAAGGAGCGATGAAAGCAATAAGGAAATACGGGAAAAATCAAAAAAAAAAATTAATTTTGAAGCCATACTTTTACTAAAATGACTGTTGTTTTTATAATATTACTTTGTATTGGCTTGGCGGCAGGGATTTTGAGCGGCTTTGTGGGTATCGGTGGCGGAATCGTGATTGTTCCCTCCTTAATTTTTTTGATTGGATTGTCGCAGTACGAAGCCCAAGGAACAAGTTTGGCGCTGATGCTCCCTCCTATCGGAATTTTAGCAGCATACAATTATTATAAAAATGGAAATCTCAATATTCGATATGCCGCCATTATCGCAGTAGCATTCGTATTTGGAGGGTTTATCGGCTCCAAAACTGCTTTGTCTTTAAATGCGCATGCAGTACGAGAAATTTTCGCTTCCGTCCTCTTACTCCTCTCTCTGAAATATATTTTTTCTAAATAACAAAGAGTAAAAACCAAAAACTATTTGAAATTATCGTTCCGAAAAACATTTTTTCAAGCCTTCGTATTCCGAAAAAGTTTCTTGTTTTAATTTTTCAATGATTTCTTTGCAAGAAGAAATCGTTTCAATTAATTCTACTGATTGTCCTGCGCACCAAAGTGTATCATAGTTTCCAGGTTTTACCGAAGCCTCTAATTCTTTCATTCCTTTAATCTGCACCAACATTTTAAAATATTTTTTAGTGGTTTTATTTTTAGATAAAAACCGCTCAATCATATTTTGTTTGTACCCAATTTTTTTCGCGAAAGGTGTATTAATAATAGTACACGGCGTTCCTGAAATCCTTTCGGTAAGCACAATATCTTCCATTTTAGAATCTACAATCGCATTTTTATATTCCATTTTTACAGTTGCTTCCGTGCTGGCAATAAATCGCGTACCGATGGAAACGCCTGCTGCACCTAATGCGAGCATGGATAAAATTCCTTTTCCGTTTGCAATTCCTCCAGCTGCCACAACTGGTTTTTCAGGAAAATGTTGGTGCAAAGATGGAATCAACACCTGCAACGGAAACGGTCCAGCATGTCCACCAGCGCCTTGTCCAACGGCAATAAAGCCATCGCAATTTAAGTCGAAACATTTTTTTGCATGCGCGATATTGGTTACATCACAAAAAACTTTTCCGCCATAAGCGTGCGCTTGTTCAATCACTTCTTTCGGACTTCCAAGCGAAGTAATGTAAAATGGAACTTTTTTTTCGACACAAATTTTTAAATGCTTTTTGTACAAAGGATTGGTTTGTTGCACAATTAAATTAATTCCGTAAGTGCCTATTTTATTCTTTTGGGAAGCATTCAAGGTATCTAAAACAGTTTCGAGTTCGCCTTCTTTTCTATAATTTAACGAAGGAAAAGCACCTGCAATTCCAGCTTCCATTGCAGCTTCTGTCATTGCTACATTCGACACCAAAAACATTGGAGCCATAATTATCGGAAAAGAAATATTCAGTATTTCTGTGAGTTGGGTAGAAATAGGTTTCGTTTGCATCAAAAAATAATTTTTAAAAACCTTGCAAAATTAATCTATTTACTTCGTGCGAAAAAGATTTTTTTTATCTGCGAAAGCGAAATCAGCATACTTTTATTATTTAACTTTGGACAGCAATCAAAAAAATATTTTACAATGTACGACTTCCGAATTTTTGACATTCTTCCGCGTTATGCAGAAAAATTTCCACAGCCGGATGCCTTGGCATCAAAGGTAAATAACGAATGGGTAAAAATTAGCACTGCCGATTTTATTGTCAATTCAAACTTCATAAGTTGCGGACTTTTACAAGCTGGAATAAAAGCGGGGGATAAAATTGCGACCATTTCTAACAATCGTTATGAATGGAATTTTTTGGACATGGGCATGTTGCAAATTGGAGCCATTCACGTGCCAATTTATCCAACCATCAGCGAAGCCGATTATCGTTTTATTTTAAATGATGCAGAAGTAAAATTGGTGTTTGTTTCGAGCGAAGAATTATTTTTAAAAATAAAAAATATCGCTAGTGAAATCCCAACGATAAACAATCTTTTTACATTCGATTCGGTAATTGGCGCGAAAAGTTGGACAGAAATTTTAGAAGCTGGAAAAAAAGTTTTTTCGACCACTAATTTAAATGCTCTAAAGGCTGCGGTAAAACCGGATGATATCGCCACACTTATTTATACTTCCGGAACAACAGGAACACCAAAAGGAGTAATTCTTTCGCATAAAAATATTATGAGTAATGTAATTGCCGTTGAAGACCTGCCGCCCATTGATAATCAAGCGAAAGCCCTGAGTTTTTTACCAATTAATCACGTATACGAAAGGATGCTTACTTATTTATATATGTATTTGGGCGTTTCTATTTATTATGCGGAAAGTATTGATAAATTAATAGATAATATAAAAGAAGTTAAACCCGAAGTGTTTTCAACCGTTCCGCGTTTACTCGAAAAAATATATGAAAAAATTGTTGCTACCGGAAGTGGATTAAAAGGTATCAAAAAAATAATTTTCTTTTGGGCTTTAAATCTTGGTTTGCGTTATGAATTAGATGGCAAAAATGGCTGGTGGTACGCGTATCAACTGAGCATTGCCAACAAACTCGTTTTTAGTAAATGGCGCGAAGCTTTGGGCGGAAACGTAAGAGCCATTGTTTCGGGAAGTGCGCCTTTGCAACCACGTTTGGCACGTGTTTTTTGGGCAGCAAAAATTATTGTTTTGGAAGGCTACGGATTAACGGAAACTTCTCCTGTTATTTCTGTAAACACTACTGCCAAAGGCGGCGCGAAATTCGGAACAGTAGGCCCAATAATTAAAGATGTGGAAGTAAAAATTGCCGCGGATGGAGAAATATTGGTGAAAGGACCTAACGTTATGTTAGGCTATTACAAACGTCCGGATTTAACGGTGGAAGTAATTGATAGCGAAGGTTGGTTTCACACAGGCGATATTGGTTTGTTGGAAGATGGAAAATATTTAAAAATTACCGATCGGAAAAAAGAATTATTGAAAACTTCGGGAGGGAAATACATTGCTCCGCAACCGATTGAAAATAAATTTAAGGAATCGCATTTTATGGAACAAATTATGGTGGTGGGCGATGGACAAAAATTTGCTGGAGCGCTCGTAATACCTGCATTTCCATATTTAAAAGAATGGTGTAATCGGAAAAATATTCCGTACACAAGCAATGCCGAAATGATTAAAAATCCTTTGGTAATTGCCCGTTTCAAAAAAGAAATTGGAATAATGAATCCAAACTTCGGACACGTGGAACAAATCAAAGAGTTTGCATTGATTGCCGATGAATGGAGCGTAAATACGGGAGAATTAACGCCTACATTAAAATTAAAGCGCAAATTTATTTTAGCGAAATACAAAAATTTAATGGATAAAATGTATTCCTAAATTAGATTTGAGAATTTGAATATGTGCAGATGTAGCGATGCTAATTGAAAATTTATCGTCATTCTGAACTTGATTCAGAATCTACGCGAAGAATTTTTTTTCGGTATCGAATCTCGAATAAAATTTAGACTTTTTGTCTACTCCAACGGAGTTATGAAATATAATCTTTTAAGAAAAAAACATCCTACGCTATGCTTTGAAAAATATTTTTTCAAATATATTTTTCTACATCAAAAAAACGGCTTCAAAAAAATAATTTTTCAAAAGGAATTTTATTGCTTAGCGCAAAATGAGTAAGCGCGAAGCATCTAATTTTATAAAAATAAATAATAGAATAGTAAATGCCCAAAGCGAGGAACCTCCGTAACTGAAGAATGGCAAGGGAATTCCGATAACAGGAACCAATCCAATCGTCATGCCGATGTTTACCATTACGTGAAAAAAGAAAATGGACGCCACGCCGTAACCGTATATTCTACTGAATAAAGAGCGCTGTCGTTCTGCCAAAAAAACAATTCGACAGATAAAAAACATAAAAGCGATAACTACAAAAGCACTTCCCAGAAATCCCCATTCTTCGCCGATGGTACAGAAAATAAAATCAGTAGCTTGTTCCGGAACAAAATTATATTTTGTTTGCGTGCCTTGTAAAAAACCTTTTCCAGTAAAGCCTCCAGAACCAATTGAAATTTTTGCTTGATTGACATTGTAGCCCGATTTTGTTTTTTCGCTGGCATCGCCTTTTCCTAAAAAAACATCCAATCTCTTTTTTTGATATCCATGCAAATGATTAAATGCGTAACTCGTGCCAACCACAGCTCCGCAGGAAAGCAGCAAAACACTTAGAATCAAAAAAATATTTTTCAATTTCTTTTTCATTAACAAAATAAAAATTACTGCAATACCAGAAAGTGTACCGATTAAAATAATTTTATCGACGACCAAAGAAAGCACAAAAAGCAACAACACCAAAAAGCCCAACAGAAGCATGTTCCCGGATAATCCTTCGCGATACATCACTAAAATAAATACCAAATAAACCAAGGCGATACCCGTTTCGTTTTCGAGTAAAATGAGTAATGCGGGAAATAAAATAATGAGAAAGGATTTTATTTTGGTGGATAATTTATTCATGTTCGTATCCATATTGCTGAGGTATTTTGCCAAAGCCAAATCGACGGCAAACTTGGCAAATTCGGCGGGCTGTATAGCCACTTGACCAATCCGAAACCAAGATCTACTACCAGAAATAGTGGTTCCCAGGAATAAAACTGCGACCAACATCAACATACTTAATACATAAATGGGCCAAGGAAATGCGGTGTAAAAATCAACATCAATAATGAGAATAATAAGGGCGAGTAAAAATCCGGTTCCAATCCAAATTAATTGTTTGCCGTATTTCTGCGACATGTCAAAAATACTGCTGTGCGCATCGTTGTATATGGCGGCGTACACGTTCATCCAGCCGATGCACACAAACATCACATACATGATGATAAGTGTCCAATCAACTCCTTCTACTATTTTAGTGCTACTTCTTTTCAACGTATTGAATTAAATTTTCAGCGATAATCTTTTTTTCTAAATCAGGACGAGTAATCGTATCCGTTAAATATTTTTCTATCATTAAACTCGCAATAGGAGCAGCTACTTCTGCACCAAATCCGCCACGTTCCACCACAACAGAAATGGCAATTTTTGGATTGTCTTTCGGCGCAAAAGCGATAAAAAGCGAATTGTTTCTTCCCGTCGGATTTTGCGCTGTTCCTGTTTTTCCGCACATGTCAATTCCGTTTATTTTTGAAGCAGCGGCTGTTCCTTTTTCCACCACTTCCGCCATCGCATCTACAACAATTCCAAAATATTTTTGATCCACAATAGTATATTGTTTGGTGGTGTATTTTGGCAATTGCATTTTTTTATCACCAATATATTTGATGATATGCGGGATATAATAAAAACCTCTGTTTGCGATAATTGCCGCTTCGTTGGCGAGTTGTAGTGGGTTTACGCCCAATGCGCCTTGACCAATGGCGAGCGAAATAACATTAGAAGCTTTCCAAGCACCTTTTCCAAATAAAGTATTGTAATAATTAACGGAAGGCACGGAACCTCTGAGTGCATTGGGTAAATCAATCGCCAACCGCTGACCAATACCGAAACTGAAAATAGCCTTTTTCCAAGCCTCAAAACCTTCTACGGTACTTCTATCGTATTGCGGCGCGTCAATCACACTGCGGAAAACATTGCAAAAATAAGTATTGCAAGAATGTGCAATCGCATCTTCCAAATCAAGGGAACCGTGCGCCGCATCACATTTAACAGTCCAATTACCCATGTGAAAACCGCCATCACAATAATAATGCGTACTTGGAGATAACACGCCGTCTTGTTGTCCGATGAGTGCCATGATTGGCTTAAAGGTAGAGCCCGGAGGATATTGCGCCATCAACGCTCTGTTAAACAAAGGCACTGTAATAGTGTCCAAAGCCAGTTGCGCGTAATTGTGCGAACGCTCTCGTCCGACCAATAAATTTGGATCATAAGAAGGTGAAGTAACCATCGCTAAAATTTCACCAGTTGCGGGCTCAATGGCAACAATACTTCCAACTTTATTCTGCAATAATTTTTCACCTAACTGTTCTAAAACCGCATCAATAGAGGAGGTGAGATTGGCGCCCGGAACGGCAATGGTATCGTATTTCCCGTTTTGATAACTGCCCATTTCTCGGTTGTGCACATCCACCATGATAATTTTCAATCCTTTTTTTCCACGCAATTCTTTTTCGTAGGATTTCTCTATGCCGCTGATACCAATGTAATCGCCTTGTTTGTAATACGAACTGGTATCGGCAATGTCTTCACTTACTTCGCCTACGTAGCCTAAAACGTGTGCTGCTGTTTTCATCGGATACTTTCGGAGCGAGCGCGTTTCAACATAAAATCCGCGAAAGCGATACAATTGTTCTTGCAACAAAGCATACGTTTCCGCCGAAAGTTGAGATGCGAAGACTGAAGGAATACGTGGGGAATTAGGACTTGTCGAAGATTTTTTCATTTTTTCAATATAATCTTCTTTCGAAATATTGATGAGATTGCAGAGTGCCATCGTATCAATATTTTTTGCTTCGTGCGGCACCACCATCAAATCATACGCCGCCGAATTATACACTAAAATTTTTCCGTTGCGATCAAAAATATATCCTCTGTCGGGATATTGCGTTACGTAGCGAAAAGCCTGATTGCGCGCATCTAATTTGTAACTATCGTCGATGACTTGAATGTAAAAAAGACGGATAATAAAAGCCAATCCGACCAGCAAAAAAATACCAATAATTACGTATTGCCTTTCCGAAAAACGATTCATTTTTGTTTTTCTTTATAAAATAAAAATTGGCTGATGAACAATAAAATAATGGTGGCAATAGAACTAAAAATAATTTTTAAGAAGGTAGATCCGAATTCTGAAAAACGAAAAAATTCGACTGTAAATAAAACGGTGTGATGAATGAGTACCAACACGATCGAATAAGGTAAAAACCATTGTAAACCCATCGAGCGCAAAGTAGGCTCTGCACCAAATTCATATCCATCGCGTGGAGAAATAATGCGCAACACGCTTGGGCGACAATACGCCATAAACACGCAAGCAAACGCGTGCATTCCCATCGTGTTGTAAAACATATCCATCGTTAAGCCCGTTACAAATGCGATAATCAGCAATAATCCATTGGGAATGGTAAAAGGAAGCATCATCAAAAATAAAATATAAATAAACGGATTTACGAATTTTCCGAGTTCGATATTTTTCACGATGAGCACCTGCAAAAGCATTAAAATCAGGAAGCGTGCGGTATTTCGGAGAACGTCATTGAGCATTTTGCGAAACTTTTTCTAAACTATCTTGTTCCTCTTTCATCACATTTTCAACTATAAAAACGTAGCTACTTACGGATTTAAAATCAGTGGAAAGTTTTATTTTTACTTTGAAAAAATATTCTCCGGGAACGGTCGAAAAACTTTCTACTGTACCTACCATTACGCCCTCCGGAAAAATTCCAGTGTAAGCGCTTGTCAAAATAGTGTCTCCTTTTTGAAGTTTAATATTTCCAGGAATATCACTTAACTGTGCATAACGATAATCGCCGCCATCCCACGAAAGTGGACCAAATGCGCCATATTTTTTTATCATCACACTGATCTTTGTTTCTTTGTGTAAAACCGACATGACGGAACAAAAATTAGCAGAAACATTTTTTACAATTCCAATAATTCCGGATCCCGAAATAACGCCCATTTCTGGTTTCACACCTTGCGAACTTCCTGCTTCTAAGGTCAGATAATTGCTGCGTTGATCGGTTGAATTGTTAACGACTTTAGCGCTGATGTATTGATATTTTTGTTTGTGTATGGAATCGTTAATCCAATATTTTTCTGCCTTGGTCTGGATAAAAGAGGAAAGCAACAAATTGTGCAAACGCGCATTTTCCGTTGCTAAATTTTGATTCGTATTTTTTAAATTGAGGTATTCGTTGGCTTGCGATGAAAGCGTAAAAAAAAATCCGGCCACTTTGTTGGATGAATTGATAAATCCGGCGCGCTGAAATTTATTATTCTGAACAATTAAAAAGATGGAGAAGCCCTGCAATAGGGCAAACAGAAAGAAAAAATGGTGTTTCCAGATAAAGGTAACAAGGTTTCTCATGATTTATCTGCTGTAAAGAGGTTTGAAAAAATATTTTTTCAAACCTCTTTTTCAAGGTCATTTTTATTTGATCAAAAACTGAAATTTATTTACATTTTTCAAAGCAATTCCTGTTCCTCTCGCAACTGCTCTGAGTGGATCTTCCGCAATGTGAACGGGCAATTTCGTTTTCAAGGAAATACGTTTGTCCAATCCGCGCAACATGGAACCGCCGCCCGCCAAATAAATTCCTTTTTTATAAATATCTGCGGAAAGCTCTGGTGGCGTCATCTCCAGCGCATTTAAAACAGCTTCTTCCACTTTCGAAATGGATTTATCCAATGCTGCCGCAATTTCTCTATATGAAACATGGATTTCTTTCGGAACGCCTGTCATCAAATCTCTTCCGTGTACAGCGTAATCTTCAGGTGGATCTTCAATTTCCTCCATCGCTGCACCTACTTTTATTTTTACGATTTCTGCGGAGCGTTCACCAATCAATAAATTGTGTTGTCTGCGCATGTATTCTTCGATATTCGCTGTAAAATCATCTCCTGCAATCCGAATAGATTTATCGCAAACAATTCCGCCCAACGCGATAACCGCGATTTCACTGGTTCCTCCGCCAATATCAATAATCATATTTCCCATCGGCTCTTCCACGTCAATTCCAATTCCGATAGCCGCAGCCATTGGTTCGTGAATCAAATAAACTTCTTTTCCGCCTGCATGTTCTGCGGAATCTCGAACGGCGCGTTTCTCCACTTCCGTGATTCCGGAAGGAATACAAATAACCATTTTTAAAGAAGGATTGAACAAATGTTTTCCTGGATTAATCATTTTTATCATCGCGCGAATCATGTGTTCCGCTGCATGGAAATCCGCAATTACGCCATCTTTCAGCGGACGAATGGTTTTAATGTTCTCGTGCGTTTTTCCGTGCATTTGCTGCGCCACTTTTCCTACCGCAATTACTTTTCCGGTCAATCGGTCAATGGCAACAATAGACGGTTCATCCACCACTACTTTGTCGTTGTGAATAATCAGCGTATTGGCTGTTCCCAAGTCAATCGCTATTTCTTGTGTTAAAAAATTAAATAAACCCATTCTTTTTTTATTCGATTTAGGATTCTGAAATTTAGGATTTAAAATTTCCAATCCAATTGTTAGTATTAAATTTTTTTAAGAGAATTAAATCCTAAATGAGAAATCCTCAATCATTTATTTTAATGTTTAAAATGCCTTGTTCCCGTCATCACCATCGTCATTTTATTCGCATCGCAATAGGTAACAGAGTCTTTGTCTTTAATGGATCCTCCCGGCTGAATAACTGCGTTGATTCCCACTTTGTGTGCAATTTCTACGCAATCCGGAAATGGGAAAAATGCGTCCGATGCCATCACGGAACCTTCCAATGAAAAACCAAAACTGGTGGCTTTGTGAATGGCTTGTTGCAAGGCATCTACGCGAGATGTTTGTCCTACACCGCTTGCTAAAAGTTTTTTATTTTTTACCAAAACGATGGTGTTTGATTTACTTTGTTTCACTACTTTATTTGCAAATTCAAGGTCGGTTAATTCGGCTTGTGTAGGACTTACAAGCGTTACCGTTCGCATGTCTGCGATGGTTTCTGTTTTTAAATCTTTGTCTTGTTCGATGACGCCGTTTAACAGTGTTCGAAAATTCTTTTTCGGAAGCGAAACTTTTTTCTGCTCTAAAATTATTCGATTCGGTTTTGTTTTTAAAATCTCGAAAGCCTTTTCTTCGTAGGCTGGCGCGATGATAACTTCAAAAAATAATTTATTTATTTCTTCGGCAGTAGCAACATCTAATGGTACGTTAGTAATTAAAATTCCACCGAAAGCACTTACTGGATCGCCTGCCAAAGCAGCTTTCCATGCAGTCAATAAATTTTTATCGGAAGCAATTCCGCAAGCATTGTTGTGTTTTAAAATCGCGAAAGTAGTATCGGTAAATTCTGCCATTAAATTTACGGCAGCATCTACATCCAATAAATTATTATAGGATAATTCTTTCCCGTTTTTCTGTGTAAAAATTTCGTCTAAGTTTCCGTAAAAAACACCCAATTGATGAGGATTTTCGCCGTAACGTAGCGTTTTAGAATTTAAAACACTTTGCTTGAAAAAATTATTTTTTTCAGAATTAAAGTAATTAAAAATAGCGGTGTCGTAATGCGAAGAAACATTAAAAGCCTTTGTTGCCAATGCTTTTCGGTCATCTAACGAAGATTGCCCTTTTTGTTTTTCTAAAATAGTTTCGAGCAAAAAAGAGTAATCATTCTTTGAAGAAGTAATCACTACATCTTTAAAGTTTTTGGCTGCGGCACGAATCAATGAAATACCGCCGATGTCAATTTTTTCAATTACGTCGCTTTCCGAAGCGCCTAATTTTACAGTGTCTTCAAAAGGATATAAATCAACAATGACTAAATCAATTTCCGGAATTTGATATTCTTCCAATTGCATTAAATCGTCTTGTAATTCACGTCTGCCAAGGATTCCGCCAAAAATTTTTGGATGCAATGTTTTCACTCTTCCGCCAAGTATCGAAGGATAAGATGTCAATTCCTCAACAGGAACAACGCTTACACCTAATTTTTCAATAAAAGTTTGTGTACCTCCTGTACTAAAAATTTTCACCCCAAGTGCTTGAAGTTGGCGAACAATTGGTTCTAAACCATCTTTAGAATACACTGAAATTAAGGCATTGTTTATTTTTTTCAAACTGCTCATCCTCATTTTTATTAGCTGCAAAGGTAAGAAATATATATCCGCTATGTAAGTGATATTACCATTGTTAATAAAGATTTTTTTATTGTTGATAAGGCGGTTTTGGAGAGTG
Encoded proteins:
- a CDS encoding PHP domain-containing protein; amino-acid sequence: MDTREILNELKLTAQLMELHNENSFKSAAIANATYKLGKAHVALDSPSLLEMEANPLIGKSLAGKIFELQTTGKLSELEALRKKTPEGIIEMLSIKGIGPKKIAAIWKELEIESVGELLYACHENRLVTLKGFGLKTQDQIKKSIEFSEGNAGKLHYSYALEIAEKIIFEIEKKNDIELISVTGELRRKNEVVDSIEILVGTLTEIDLSDFEIPKTNAVKIIYCAPENYFFKLFETTGSLEHVSELNVPSKNYFSEEEIYASLKMQYIEPELREGTNEIQLARENKIPKLIELKDLKGIIHNHTTYSDGTNTLREMAEYAKELGYEYLTICDHSKSAVYANGLQYERVLAQFQEIDKLNKELFPFKIFKGIESDILNDGSLDYDEKILEQFDIIVASVHSNLKMDEEKATQRLLKAIENPYTTILGHPTGRLLLSRPGYPLQMEKMIDACAENNVIMELNSHPYRLDIDWRWISYCIEKGVKISINPDAHYKGGYHDMIYGIGTARKGMLTKENCFNALSLSEMEKYVSQLKQLKSENKSC
- a CDS encoding sulfite exporter TauE/SafE family protein, translating into MTVVFIILLCIGLAAGILSGFVGIGGGIVIVPSLIFLIGLSQYEAQGTSLALMLPPIGILAAYNYYKNGNLNIRYAAIIAVAFVFGGFIGSKTALSLNAHAVREIFASVLLLLSLKYIFSK
- a CDS encoding GH3 auxin-responsive promoter family protein; the encoded protein is MLNSIAYWLMKKRMHQIELFMKYPLEVQDEWLKKLIFSAKDTEWGKNFSYHSIQNFDQFKNTVPIQDYESLKPFIDRIRKGEQNILWHSEIKWFAKSSGTTNDKSKFIPVSEESLDDCHYKGGKDMVSIHCNNHPETKIFKGKNLALGGSHEADNLTNYDARHGDLSAIIIENLPKWAEYLRAPDISIALMNEWEEKLEKMARATMEENVTSIAGVPSWMLILLRHILALSGKKNIVEVWPNLEVFFHGGVNFSPYKEQFKNIFNSSSISYTETYTASEGFFGLQDRHGADGEMLLMLDYGIYYEFL
- the rodA gene encoding rod shape-determining protein RodA, which encodes MKRSSTKIVEGVDWTLIIMYVMFVCIGWMNVYAAIYNDAHSSIFDMSQKYGKQLIWIGTGFLLALIILIIDVDFYTAFPWPIYVLSMLMLVAVLFLGTTISGSRSWFRIGQVAIQPAEFAKFAVDLALAKYLSNMDTNMNKLSTKIKSFLIILFPALLILLENETGIALVYLVFILVMYREGLSGNMLLLGFLVLLLFVLSLVVDKIILIGTLSGIAVIFILLMKKKLKNIFLILSVLLLSCGAVVGTSYAFNHLHGYQKKRLDVFLGKGDASEKTKSGYNVNQAKISIGSGGFTGKGFLQGTQTKYNFVPEQATDFIFCTIGEEWGFLGSAFVVIAFMFFICRIVFLAERQRSLFSRIYGYGVASIFFFHVMVNIGMTIGLVPVIGIPLPFFSYGGSSLWAFTILLFIFIKLDASRLLILR
- a CDS encoding long-chain fatty acid--CoA ligase, whose product is MYDFRIFDILPRYAEKFPQPDALASKVNNEWVKISTADFIVNSNFISCGLLQAGIKAGDKIATISNNRYEWNFLDMGMLQIGAIHVPIYPTISEADYRFILNDAEVKLVFVSSEELFLKIKNIASEIPTINNLFTFDSVIGAKSWTEILEAGKKVFSTTNLNALKAAVKPDDIATLIYTSGTTGTPKGVILSHKNIMSNVIAVEDLPPIDNQAKALSFLPINHVYERMLTYLYMYLGVSIYYAESIDKLIDNIKEVKPEVFSTVPRLLEKIYEKIVATGSGLKGIKKIIFFWALNLGLRYELDGKNGWWYAYQLSIANKLVFSKWREALGGNVRAIVSGSAPLQPRLARVFWAAKIIVLEGYGLTETSPVISVNTTAKGGAKFGTVGPIIKDVEVKIAADGEILVKGPNVMLGYYKRPDLTVEVIDSEGWFHTGDIGLLEDGKYLKITDRKKELLKTSGGKYIAPQPIENKFKESHFMEQIMVVGDGQKFAGALVIPAFPYLKEWCNRKNIPYTSNAEMIKNPLVIARFKKEIGIMNPNFGHVEQIKEFALIADEWSVNTGELTPTLKLKRKFILAKYKNLMDKMYS
- a CDS encoding nitronate monooxygenase, which translates into the protein MQTKPISTQLTEILNISFPIIMAPMFLVSNVAMTEAAMEAGIAGAFPSLNYRKEGELETVLDTLNASQKNKIGTYGINLIVQQTNPLYKKHLKICVEKKVPFYITSLGSPKEVIEQAHAYGGKVFCDVTNIAHAKKCFDLNCDGFIAVGQGAGGHAGPFPLQVLIPSLHQHFPEKPVVAAGGIANGKGILSMLALGAAGVSIGTRFIASTEATVKMEYKNAIVDSKMEDIVLTERISGTPCTIINTPFAKKIGYKQNMIERFLSKNKTTKKYFKMLVQIKGMKELEASVKPGNYDTLWCAGQSVELIETISSCKEIIEKLKQETFSEYEGLKKCFSER